The DNA window GAATGACTCCTTTTATCCCAGAGCCCTTCCCCATATATTTTACCATGATTTCCCTAGGAACCCATATATCCAGAAGACCCAATAATATAAACACAGGAGGTATAACCAATACCATTTCCTTTAAGCTGTAGCCGGTAATGTCTAATGCCTTAAAGCCAAGCTCCTTATTAACAAGAATTATACCTGCCATAACAATGGCTACAATGATAAAGAACCTGTACCTTTTAATATACTTAATATATTTCAACCTACACCAACCACCTTTCCAATAACAAATGCTACAACAAATGAAAAAAGGAATGCAAGAACATTTCTCAATATGGTAAGTTTCTTTCCGAAATACTTTATCTCAACTGACGCCGTAACCACTCCCACCATCATAAGAGAAGAGATGAATGCGCCGATTTGCATGTATCCTGCTCCGCTCTTAAGAAGCATTGCCGCAGTGGGAAATGCAACAAAGCCCGGAATAAGTGTAATTGCACCGATAATGGATGAAAGTATTACGCCAAGCCAGCCTGAGCTTTCACCTATAATTCCTGAAATTACTTCAGGGTTCAGTATGGCAAGCATGATACCAACAAGCATTATTACTCCCAGGAATTCGGGCAATATGTTTTCAAAAGCCTTCCACGCTTTTTTCAAGGCATTTATCGTCTTTTGCCTGTCCTTTATAAAAGATAAAACCAATAATAAGAATGCAACCAAGTATAGTATATAATTTCCCACGTATCCATCTCGCCTCCATTAAAACTATTCAGCCATTACTATGGCATTCCCGCAGCACTCTTCAGCACATGTTCCACAAACTTCGCATTTATTATAATCTATCTCTATTCTTCCTCCCAACGGTTCATTTTCGTCCTCTATATATTTAACTGCTTCATTTTTACATGCCCGAATCGCTTTGCATATCATAGCTTGCGCAGGACACTTCGCTTTAATAATAATTGGTTTCAAATCAAAACACCTCCATTTACCCTTATGCCTGCCAGATAAAATAAAACGCAAGTAGTATCAGTATAATCCCGGCTGCTTTCTCTACAGTTGTCCGGTATTTGCTCAGCTTTTCAAAATTTTTCAACGTTCCCGTAAATGTACCTACAATAATAAGCGGTATACTTCGACCCATTGCAAAGGTAAACATCATTACTGCTCCTAACAATGCACTTCCTCTGGTTGCAGAATA is part of the Bacillota bacterium genome and encodes:
- a CDS encoding permease; its protein translation is MGNYILYLVAFLLLVLSFIKDRQKTINALKKAWKAFENILPEFLGVIMLVGIMLAILNPEVISGIIGESSGWLGVILSSIIGAITLIPGFVAFPTAAMLLKSGAGYMQIGAFISSLMMVGVVTASVEIKYFGKKLTILRNVLAFLFSFVVAFVIGKVVGVG